A section of the Gemmatimonadaceae bacterium genome encodes:
- a CDS encoding amidohydrolase family protein has protein sequence MPFASLVPLALFLAALPPQARDSLDFIVWNHGRRAGEMQIVRTSGVPGAPSAYGTSPSADESVAVRYLHIDRQRGPRIEATYRLRDGRPVWGELRSGGAQAASVDIAGKPIPLAASFFALGDGVVRSWSEGDTTVTPAPPGAWYRPSVITPYDDAALAAWLLRQPQRQGRVVPAATARVEIVAEATVPVGARQEQVQLAAIHGIDLGPLLVWIDARGALVATGAGWFIAVRRGAESALPELRRLELAWLEQRDAAVAARFAPKPAAATVIRNGDLFDSETGRVRARMSVVITGDRITALGPADSIQVPAGATVIDATGKTIIPGMWDMHTHASQGSVDGMLQLAAGITTIRDMASDLDVATSRRDRADRGTLVAPRMLLAGFIEGPGKWAGPTEILVRTEDEARAIVARYDSLGYRQIKLYNLVHPDLVPVIAAEAHARGMRLSGHIPRGMTIQAAVRTGYDEVQHGAYLFSTFFQDSLYYPRMRAYSEVAATVAPTFNVDAPEVTALIGFLRERGTVFDGTFNIWQDRSRLLPDGTDPVFGPSIDWLPPIDQRSLRAGGGGASESLARAQAASTNYRRMIKRLFDAGVTLVAGTDNVAGLSFHGELEIYERAGIPAPNVLQIATITAARVMRQERDYGSVAVGKVADLAIVAGKPAVRITDLRKTELVVRAGRVYRSRALYEGAGVSQFGSSQLGVSQFGVSQFGVRVTENLVR, from the coding sequence ATGCCCTTCGCCTCACTCGTCCCCCTCGCCCTCTTCCTCGCCGCCCTGCCACCGCAAGCGCGCGACTCGCTCGACTTCATCGTCTGGAACCACGGACGCCGCGCCGGCGAGATGCAGATCGTGCGCACGAGTGGCGTCCCCGGCGCCCCCAGCGCATACGGCACATCGCCGAGCGCCGACGAATCGGTCGCCGTCCGCTACCTCCACATCGACCGCCAGCGCGGCCCCCGCATCGAGGCGACGTACCGCCTCCGCGATGGGCGTCCGGTGTGGGGTGAGCTGCGCAGCGGCGGCGCCCAGGCCGCCTCGGTCGACATCGCGGGAAAGCCGATCCCCCTCGCCGCGTCGTTCTTCGCGTTAGGCGACGGCGTCGTGCGCAGTTGGAGCGAGGGCGACACGACGGTGACGCCAGCGCCTCCCGGCGCCTGGTATCGCCCGTCGGTGATCACCCCCTACGACGATGCCGCACTCGCCGCCTGGCTCCTTCGCCAGCCGCAACGCCAGGGGCGCGTCGTCCCCGCTGCCACGGCGCGCGTCGAGATCGTCGCCGAGGCCACCGTCCCCGTGGGCGCACGCCAGGAACAAGTGCAGCTGGCGGCCATCCACGGCATCGACCTTGGACCCCTCCTCGTCTGGATCGATGCACGCGGGGCACTCGTCGCCACCGGCGCCGGCTGGTTCATCGCCGTCCGCCGCGGCGCCGAGTCGGCGCTCCCCGAGCTGCGCCGCCTCGAGCTCGCGTGGCTGGAGCAGCGCGACGCCGCCGTCGCAGCGCGCTTCGCTCCCAAACCAGCGGCAGCGACCGTCATCCGCAACGGCGACCTGTTCGACAGCGAGACCGGGCGCGTGCGAGCGCGCATGAGCGTCGTCATCACCGGCGACCGCATCACCGCCCTCGGACCCGCCGATTCCATCCAGGTCCCCGCTGGCGCCACCGTCATCGACGCCACGGGCAAGACCATCATTCCCGGGATGTGGGACATGCACACCCACGCCTCGCAGGGGAGCGTCGACGGGATGTTGCAGCTCGCGGCTGGGATCACCACCATCCGCGACATGGCGTCCGACCTCGATGTCGCCACCTCGCGCCGCGACCGCGCCGACCGCGGGACGCTCGTCGCTCCGCGCATGCTCCTCGCCGGCTTCATCGAGGGGCCGGGCAAGTGGGCCGGCCCCACGGAGATCCTCGTCCGCACCGAGGATGAGGCGCGCGCCATCGTGGCCCGCTATGATTCGTTAGGGTACCGGCAGATCAAGCTCTACAACCTCGTGCACCCCGACCTGGTCCCCGTCATCGCCGCCGAGGCACACGCGCGCGGCATGCGGCTCAGCGGGCACATCCCGCGCGGGATGACCATCCAGGCCGCCGTCCGCACCGGCTACGACGAGGTGCAACATGGCGCCTATCTCTTCTCCACCTTCTTCCAGGATTCGCTCTACTACCCGCGCATGCGCGCCTATTCGGAGGTGGCGGCCACCGTCGCGCCCACCTTCAACGTCGACGCGCCGGAGGTCACCGCGCTCATCGGCTTCCTGCGCGAGCGCGGCACCGTGTTCGATGGGACGTTCAACATCTGGCAGGATCGTTCGCGCCTGTTGCCCGATGGCACCGATCCCGTCTTTGGCCCCAGCATCGACTGGCTCCCCCCCATCGACCAGCGCTCCCTCCGCGCCGGCGGTGGTGGCGCATCGGAGTCGCTGGCGCGCGCGCAGGCCGCGTCGACGAACTATCGGCGGATGATCAAGCGCCTCTTCGACGCCGGCGTGACGCTCGTCGCCGGCACCGACAACGTCGCCGGCCTCTCGTTCCACGGGGAGCTGGAGATCTACGAGCGCGCCGGGATCCCCGCGCCTAACGTGCTGCAGATCGCGACCATCACGGCGGCGCGCGTGATGCGGCAGGAGCGCGACTACGGGAGCGTCGCGGTGGGGAAGGTCGCCGACCTCGCGATCGTGGCGGGGAAGCCCGCCGTGCGCATCACCGACCTGCGGAAGACGGAGCTCGTTGTGCGGGCGGGGCGGGTGTATCGCAGCCGGGCGCTCTATGAGGGGGCGGGGGTCAGCCAGTTTGGGTCCAGCCAACTTGGGGTCAGCCAGTTTGGGGTCAGCCAATTTGGGGTCAGAGTCACCGAGAATTTGGTTCGGTGA
- a CDS encoding EamA family transporter translates to MPPSPPPRSLLLPIALIAVAMVSVQVGAAVAKGMFATVGALGTVALRVSLAAMMLVTVLRPWRTRRNARAWRSLLVYGAAVAGMNGFFYASLRTIPLGVSTAIEFTGPLAVAILASHRAIDFVWVALAAGGLVALLPIGAGAEIDPVGVSYAIAGGVCWALYIVFGRKAGTEHGLETTAIGMAIAAVLVFPVGVADAGMALFSLHLLPTALAIAILSSALPYTLEMYALPRVPAKTFGTLMSVEPAISAVVGLILLGEQLTARQWAGLGAIVLTSVGTTITAAQGVGVGVGPAPQGVDPMVGDLGSSEAPVIGS, encoded by the coding sequence TTGCCCCCCTCCCCGCCCCCGCGCTCCCTTCTCCTCCCCATCGCCCTCATCGCCGTGGCGATGGTCTCCGTCCAGGTCGGTGCCGCCGTCGCCAAGGGGATGTTCGCCACCGTCGGCGCCCTCGGCACCGTCGCCCTCCGCGTCTCGCTCGCCGCCATGATGCTGGTGACCGTGCTTCGCCCGTGGCGAACGCGGCGCAACGCGAGAGCGTGGCGCTCGCTCCTCGTCTACGGCGCCGCCGTCGCCGGAATGAACGGCTTCTTCTACGCCTCGCTCCGCACCATCCCACTCGGCGTCTCCACCGCCATCGAGTTCACCGGCCCGCTCGCCGTGGCCATCCTCGCCTCCCACCGCGCCATCGACTTCGTGTGGGTCGCGCTCGCCGCCGGCGGGCTCGTGGCGCTCCTCCCCATCGGCGCCGGCGCCGAGATCGATCCCGTCGGCGTGAGCTACGCCATCGCCGGCGGTGTGTGCTGGGCGCTCTATATCGTCTTCGGCCGCAAGGCCGGCACCGAGCACGGACTGGAGACCACCGCCATTGGGATGGCCATCGCCGCCGTGCTCGTCTTCCCCGTCGGCGTGGCCGATGCAGGGATGGCGCTCTTCTCGTTGCACCTGCTCCCCACCGCGCTCGCCATCGCCATCCTGTCGAGCGCCCTTCCCTACACGCTGGAGATGTATGCCCTCCCGCGCGTCCCGGCCAAGACGTTCGGGACGTTGATGAGTGTGGAGCCGGCGATCAGTGCGGTCGTGGGGCTGATACTCCTCGGCGAGCAGCTGACGGCGCGCCAGTGGGCCGGGCTCGGGGCGATCGTGCTGACATCGGTGGGGACGACGATCACCGCGGCGCAGGGGGTGGGGGTGGGGGTGGGGCCGGCGCCGCAGGGGGTGGATCCGATGGTGGGGGACTTGGGGAGCTCCGAGGCGCCAGTGATCGGATCTTGA